The following coding sequences lie in one Pseudoalteromonas sp. Scap06 genomic window:
- a CDS encoding alpha/beta hydrolase, whose translation MYQKLLFIIFTFLFSSFSYGGKVYESFPDKVNPSEHYVFYSHGFIVEGKDPTPIHERWGQYNFPAIKQELADSSYHLIATHRPAKTHPFNYAQQLSKQVTKLLKNGIPASNISLVGFSRGGFITAITSSHLKNIDINVVILAACTSGLAKKTEIAIYGHLFSVYETSDSVGSCDDVVNRSINTVSSYTEISISTGKEHGAFFTPRKEWILPVKAWLKRKKIQ comes from the coding sequence ATGTATCAAAAGCTGCTTTTTATTATTTTTACTTTTCTTTTTAGTTCATTTAGCTATGGTGGCAAAGTATATGAGAGCTTCCCAGACAAAGTAAATCCATCAGAGCATTATGTTTTTTATTCTCACGGATTCATTGTAGAGGGTAAAGATCCCACACCTATTCATGAGCGTTGGGGGCAATATAACTTTCCAGCGATTAAACAGGAACTTGCCGACTCAAGCTATCATTTAATTGCTACTCATCGGCCAGCTAAGACTCACCCTTTTAACTACGCTCAACAGCTATCTAAACAAGTAACTAAGTTACTAAAAAATGGCATACCTGCGAGCAATATATCGCTAGTTGGCTTTTCTCGCGGCGGGTTTATTACGGCAATTACATCGAGCCATTTAAAAAACATCGATATTAACGTTGTGATTTTAGCGGCTTGTACCAGTGGATTAGCTAAAAAAACAGAAATAGCTATTTATGGTCATTTATTTTCAGTGTACGAAACCTCTGACTCTGTTGGTTCATGTGACGATGTCGTTAATAGAAGCATTAATACGGTTAGTTCTTACACAGAAATATCTATTTCAACGGGTAAAGAACATGGCGCTTTTTTCACACCGAGAAAAGAATGGATATTACCCGTTAAAGCGTGGCTCAAACGTAAAAAGATTCAGTAA
- the gdhA gene encoding NADP-specific glutamate dehydrogenase: MDYIHKTISQLKQTSPAQCEFYQAVEEVLDSLEPIFSQTSHYQQQAIIQRMVEPERQLMFRVPWVDDEGNIQVNKGYRIEFNSALGPYKGGLRFHPSVNASIIKFLGFEQIFKNALTGLPIGGGKGGANFDPKGRSDGEIMRFCQSFMTELYRHIGPTTDVPAGDIGVGAREIGYMFGQYKRLTGRYEGILTGKSLLWGGSLARKEATGYGAVYFANYMLEDRDDSLSGKRCLISGSGNVAIYAMEKLYQLGATPIACSDSKGTLYDESGIDLKLIKQLKEQSRGCLSDYLDTHSQAKYTPRDEYPQDGHAVWRYSADAAFPCATQNELTQADAKALLENGCILVSEGANMPSTKEAIDCFIEAKIAYAPGKAANAGGVATSQLEMAQNASMQSWTFEQVDEKLKQIMKDIFTTANDTAKEFDQPGNLLLGANIAGFRRVADAMIEQGVV; this comes from the coding sequence ATGGATTATATACACAAAACTATTTCGCAATTAAAGCAGACGAGTCCTGCGCAATGTGAGTTTTATCAAGCTGTAGAAGAAGTGCTAGACTCTCTAGAGCCTATATTTTCGCAAACCAGTCACTACCAACAACAAGCAATTATTCAAAGAATGGTAGAGCCAGAGCGCCAATTAATGTTTCGTGTGCCTTGGGTTGATGACGAGGGCAATATTCAAGTCAATAAAGGCTACCGTATCGAATTTAATTCGGCGTTGGGACCATATAAAGGCGGCTTACGTTTTCATCCTAGTGTGAATGCCAGCATTATAAAGTTTTTAGGGTTTGAACAAATTTTTAAAAATGCACTAACTGGTTTGCCTATAGGTGGTGGCAAAGGAGGCGCTAATTTTGATCCTAAAGGACGCTCTGATGGCGAGATAATGCGCTTTTGCCAATCGTTTATGACCGAGTTATATCGTCATATTGGCCCTACAACCGATGTACCTGCAGGGGATATTGGCGTAGGGGCGAGAGAAATTGGTTATATGTTTGGCCAATACAAACGCTTAACAGGGCGCTATGAAGGCATACTAACCGGTAAAAGTTTACTTTGGGGCGGATCGCTTGCTCGCAAAGAAGCAACGGGTTATGGCGCGGTGTATTTTGCTAACTATATGCTTGAAGATCGTGATGACAGCTTATCAGGAAAACGCTGTTTAATTTCAGGCTCAGGCAATGTGGCAATTTATGCCATGGAAAAATTATATCAACTAGGGGCTACGCCTATTGCCTGTAGTGACTCAAAAGGCACTTTGTACGATGAGAGTGGCATTGATTTAAAACTTATTAAGCAATTAAAAGAACAGTCACGAGGATGCCTGAGTGACTACCTAGATACTCACTCTCAGGCAAAGTATACGCCTCGCGATGAGTACCCTCAGGATGGTCATGCTGTATGGCGTTACAGTGCGGATGCGGCTTTTCCTTGTGCTACACAAAACGAATTAACCCAAGCGGATGCAAAAGCACTACTTGAAAATGGCTGTATTTTAGTCAGTGAAGGGGCGAATATGCCCTCAACCAAAGAAGCGATTGATTGCTTTATTGAAGCAAAAATTGCTTATGCCCCTGGCAAAGCAGCGAATGCCGGTGGGGTAGCAACCAGTCAATTAGAAATGGCACAAAATGCCAGTATGCAAAGCTGGACATTTGAGCAAGTAGATGAAAAGCTTAAACAAATAATGAAAGATATATTCACAACAGCCAACGACACTGCAAAAGAGTTTGATCAACCCGGTAACTTACTTTTAGGCGCTAACATCGCTGGATTTAGACGTGTAGCCGATGCAATGATTGAACAAGGTGTAGTGTAA
- a CDS encoding LysR family transcriptional regulator gives MMRWEGIDEFISVGEEGSFTQAAQALGLSVAHISRHVTKLEQRLNTQLLTRTTRKVVLTKEGEQFLHQVKHLQHAMDEATQGLASVQTSPKGKIKLTAPVMYGESFIMPIVHSFMHDHPEVEVIATLSNEQENLLEGGFDLAIRLGHLKDSSLKARRLSSRRFIMCAAPSYLARFGEPHTLGELNQHQCLIGNSSYWRVNENNRDKHIKVAGRLHCNSGWALVDGAKKGLGIVQLPDYYIENEIKTGQLVPILTAYQPQQEGVWGLYPPRQFVATNVRVLLDYLVTGLKV, from the coding sequence ATAATGCGTTGGGAAGGGATTGATGAGTTTATTTCTGTTGGCGAAGAGGGAAGTTTCACTCAAGCTGCACAGGCGTTGGGTCTATCGGTTGCCCATATTAGCCGCCATGTTACTAAGCTTGAGCAACGGTTAAATACCCAACTTTTAACGCGTACGACCCGAAAGGTGGTATTAACCAAAGAAGGTGAGCAGTTTTTACACCAAGTAAAACATTTACAACACGCTATGGATGAAGCCACTCAGGGGCTCGCGTCTGTGCAAACATCCCCTAAAGGTAAAATTAAATTAACCGCACCGGTTATGTATGGTGAAAGTTTTATTATGCCGATAGTGCATTCGTTTATGCATGATCACCCCGAGGTAGAAGTAATCGCAACGCTCTCTAACGAGCAAGAAAACTTGCTGGAGGGCGGCTTTGATTTAGCCATTCGATTAGGCCATTTAAAAGATTCGAGTTTAAAAGCGCGACGCTTGAGCTCTCGGCGATTTATTATGTGTGCTGCACCAAGCTATTTAGCGCGTTTTGGCGAACCCCATACGTTAGGTGAACTTAACCAGCATCAATGCTTAATTGGTAACAGTAGTTATTGGCGAGTAAATGAAAATAATCGTGACAAACATATTAAAGTAGCTGGGCGGTTGCATTGCAATAGCGGTTGGGCACTGGTTGACGGCGCTAAAAAAGGGTTGGGTATTGTTCAGTTGCCGGATTACTACATAGAGAATGAAATAAAAACAGGGCAGTTAGTACCAATATTAACAGCCTATCAACCTCAACAAGAGGGGGTGTGGGGGCTTTATCCTCCTCGGCAATTTGTTGCTACTAATGTACGAGTATTACTTGATTATCTAGTAACAGGATTAAAAGTTTAG
- a CDS encoding carboxymuconolactone decarboxylase family protein, translating to MFFRANYFELAPKAIQILMNQEDYLRKQFSISETVTIPIWELIKLRVSQMNQCAFCIDMHSKDALSHGETHERIIGLSAWRNMPLYSKTELAALDWAEYLTLANPVDEEFYKNTVEVLGEKAVVDLTIAINAINSWNRIAKTFMPEVGSYKP from the coding sequence ATGTTTTTTCGTGCAAATTATTTTGAGCTAGCACCTAAAGCAATACAGATTCTGATGAACCAAGAAGACTATCTGCGTAAGCAATTTAGTATTTCAGAAACAGTAACAATCCCGATCTGGGAATTGATTAAACTAAGAGTGTCGCAGATGAATCAGTGTGCCTTTTGTATTGATATGCACAGCAAAGACGCATTGAGTCATGGGGAAACTCATGAACGTATTATTGGCTTAAGTGCATGGCGTAATATGCCTTTATATTCTAAGACAGAACTAGCTGCGCTCGATTGGGCTGAATATTTGACCCTAGCTAACCCCGTAGACGAAGAGTTCTATAAGAATACGGTAGAAGTATTAGGTGAAAAAGCTGTAGTGGATTTGACCATTGCGATTAATGCTATCAATAGCTGGAATCGAATTGCTAAGACGTTTATGCCAGAGGTAGGCAGCTATAAACCGTAA
- a CDS encoding lipoprotein-releasing ABC transporter permease subunit: MLLSAFISKRFRAYSGHKDEKNAFVSFIAKASTIGILLGVAVLIVALSVINGFEQQLVHRLLSVVPQVEYVAPSRPIADWPSKVEKLKQQPQVTGAAPFIAVNGMAQFKSQLKAVEIRGVEPSLESDVSAVNQFTQGKLVSQLALEDVILGKQIVTQLNISIGDNVTLLIPQISEKGQSLLAPKRVTLTLAGIIEMGGPIDSSAAFIHLSKAQQTLGYDQSQVTGLRLRVDDVFAAHQIALRVGQTVTDYVYISSWFRTQGSLYQDIQMVRTIVYIVVFLIIAVASFNIVSSLVMEVREKEGNIAILKTMGAKDSTILATFVMQGLTQAFVGVVLGSIIGVILAINISELFTWLSLLLGENPLEGVYFIEFLPSKLVWQDIVLTVIATFVLAILATLYPAWQATRVDPAKVLGN, encoded by the coding sequence ATGTTGCTTAGTGCCTTTATAAGTAAACGTTTCAGAGCCTATTCAGGCCATAAAGATGAAAAAAACGCGTTTGTTAGTTTTATTGCTAAGGCATCTACTATTGGTATTTTACTTGGTGTTGCCGTTTTAATTGTGGCGTTATCGGTGATCAATGGTTTTGAACAACAATTGGTTCATCGTTTATTAAGTGTAGTGCCACAAGTTGAATATGTAGCACCAAGCAGGCCGATTGCTGATTGGCCCAGCAAAGTCGAAAAATTAAAACAGCAACCACAAGTAACAGGAGCAGCCCCATTTATAGCAGTAAATGGTATGGCGCAATTTAAAAGCCAATTAAAAGCAGTTGAAATACGAGGTGTTGAGCCTTCGCTAGAGAGCGACGTATCAGCGGTTAACCAATTTACACAAGGTAAATTAGTCAGTCAGCTAGCACTTGAGGATGTTATTTTAGGCAAGCAAATTGTCACTCAACTTAATATATCAATAGGCGACAATGTCACTTTATTGATCCCACAAATTAGTGAAAAAGGACAATCATTACTTGCGCCAAAACGGGTTACGTTAACACTCGCAGGCATTATAGAAATGGGCGGGCCTATTGATAGCAGTGCCGCGTTTATTCACCTTAGCAAAGCACAACAAACCTTAGGTTACGATCAAAGCCAAGTAACCGGCCTACGTTTACGGGTTGATGATGTGTTTGCAGCGCACCAAATAGCGTTGAGAGTAGGGCAAACTGTTACTGATTACGTGTATATATCGAGTTGGTTTAGAACCCAAGGCAGCTTGTATCAAGACATTCAAATGGTGCGCACGATTGTTTATATTGTGGTGTTTTTAATTATTGCAGTCGCCAGTTTTAACATTGTTTCGTCATTAGTGATGGAAGTGCGCGAAAAAGAAGGCAATATTGCCATTTTAAAAACCATGGGTGCCAAAGACAGTACCATATTGGCTACTTTTGTAATGCAAGGCTTAACTCAAGCATTTGTTGGCGTAGTTTTAGGCTCTATTATTGGCGTTATTCTAGCAATCAATATTAGTGAGCTCTTTACTTGGCTGAGTTTATTGCTGGGTGAAAATCCGCTAGAAGGTGTGTATTTTATCGAATTCTTACCGAGTAAATTAGTTTGGCAAGATATAGTGTTAACTGTTATTGCCACCTTTGTGCTTGCAATATTGGCGACGCTGTATCCAGCATGGCAAGCAACACGTGTTGATCCGGCAAAAGTATTGGGTAATTAA
- a CDS encoding DUF1456 family protein, with the protein MTNNDILRRIRYTFDLTDSAMVDVFAAAEHSVSTEQVIAWLTKEGEQGYTPISDTEFAVFLNGFINTKRGKRDGEQPIPETKLNNNIIFMKLRIALNMKAEDVIATLALVDFDLSKHELSAFSRKVENKHYRVCNDQVLRLFLTGVQRTFRPDGEKA; encoded by the coding sequence TTGACAAATAACGATATTTTACGCCGTATTCGCTACACCTTTGATTTAACCGATTCAGCAATGGTTGACGTGTTCGCCGCTGCAGAGCACAGCGTCAGCACAGAGCAGGTGATTGCATGGTTAACTAAAGAGGGCGAGCAAGGTTACACCCCAATAAGTGACACCGAATTTGCGGTATTTTTAAATGGCTTTATAAATACCAAGCGCGGTAAACGTGACGGTGAGCAGCCAATCCCAGAGACTAAATTAAACAATAATATTATTTTTATGAAATTACGTATTGCTTTAAATATGAAAGCAGAGGACGTAATTGCCACACTCGCATTAGTTGATTTTGATTTAAGTAAGCATGAACTCAGTGCATTTTCACGTAAAGTTGAAAACAAACATTACCGTGTGTGTAACGATCAAGTTTTACGTTTATTTTTAACCGGTGTGCAGCGTACTTTTCGCCCAGATGGCGAAAAAGCTTAA
- a CDS encoding alpha/beta hydrolase encodes MSLKLDKTLDGHQVTVCHTKNFSTLALSIAKDLAKMKPTTFLTICSLIISSSCFVKYLALIFMLNIICSNLALAEGHRFEIANSKVVTIKSTVLGKKYDLYIKVPRSYFLVENKSKKYPVLYLNDGPYTFKVAAGVTHVRDMDKVIIVGISFAHGEDGQFSRVRDLTPVVDQSWTKYTTGGATEYLAFIEKEIFQYIERNYRVNPEQRILSGQSLGGSFAAWVLLTKPELFSTYILTSPSLWFKNNWIFELENKYAQKNTSLQANVFMATGALETLENGMKEDMVAGHVKFANLLRSRNYQKLKLEEEVVEGSDHYSTFPIGLSKGLVKFYQLQK; translated from the coding sequence ATGAGTTTGAAACTGGATAAAACGTTAGATGGACATCAAGTTACTGTTTGTCATACTAAAAACTTTTCAACTTTAGCATTATCGATAGCAAAGGATTTAGCCAAAATGAAACCGACTACTTTTTTGACAATATGCAGTTTAATTATTTCCTCCTCGTGTTTTGTAAAATACTTAGCTTTAATTTTTATGCTCAATATAATTTGCAGCAATCTTGCACTCGCTGAAGGCCATCGTTTTGAAATTGCTAACAGTAAAGTAGTAACAATTAAATCCACAGTGCTGGGTAAGAAATACGATTTATATATCAAAGTACCCCGTAGTTATTTCTTAGTAGAGAATAAATCTAAAAAATACCCTGTACTTTACTTAAATGATGGACCTTATACTTTTAAAGTAGCTGCTGGTGTCACTCATGTTCGAGACATGGATAAAGTCATTATTGTTGGTATTTCATTTGCTCACGGAGAAGACGGTCAATTTAGTCGAGTTAGAGATTTAACACCTGTCGTTGATCAGAGCTGGACAAAATACACCACAGGTGGAGCAACTGAATACTTAGCATTTATTGAAAAAGAAATCTTTCAGTACATTGAGCGCAATTACCGAGTTAACCCTGAACAAAGAATATTGTCTGGGCAATCATTGGGGGGATCTTTTGCCGCTTGGGTATTGTTGACCAAGCCTGAGCTGTTTTCTACTTATATCTTAACCAGCCCTTCACTCTGGTTTAAGAATAATTGGATATTTGAGTTAGAAAATAAATATGCCCAGAAAAACACATCGCTGCAGGCTAATGTATTTATGGCAACTGGCGCATTAGAAACGTTAGAAAATGGCATGAAAGAAGATATGGTCGCAGGTCATGTGAAGTTTGCAAATCTATTACGCTCACGTAATTACCAAAAATTAAAGCTAGAAGAGGAAGTTGTTGAAGGAAGCGATCATTACTCGACCTTTCCTATTGGGCTATCAAAAGGATTGGTAAAATTTTACCAATTACAGAAATAA
- a CDS encoding BlaI/MecI/CopY family transcriptional regulator — protein MKPNSTELEILKLLWKKQPRTAKEIHEHLESKYGWSYSSTRKTLERMGNKGILEVGSSGNKKTFKALVEKIPTLASYMQEFATNVLELDEPLPVTMFADSRLINKAEVDELEELLNQLSKDEKQK, from the coding sequence ATGAAACCCAATTCAACAGAGTTAGAAATACTGAAATTACTTTGGAAAAAACAGCCACGTACAGCCAAAGAGATTCATGAACACTTAGAATCAAAGTATGGCTGGTCATACTCATCTACACGTAAAACCTTAGAAAGAATGGGCAATAAAGGAATTTTAGAGGTGGGCTCCTCTGGCAACAAAAAAACCTTTAAAGCATTAGTTGAGAAAATACCGACGCTAGCATCTTATATGCAGGAATTCGCAACCAATGTCTTAGAGTTAGATGAACCACTCCCTGTCACTATGTTCGCTGATAGCCGTTTAATAAATAAAGCTGAAGTCGATGAATTAGAGGAATTGTTAAATCAACTTTCAAAGGATGAAAAACAAAAGTAG
- a CDS encoding lipoprotein-releasing ABC transporter permease subunit gives MFQPVSLFIGLRYSRSSKGNAFISFISFFSIAGIAIGLMALFTVSSVMNGFESSLKMNMLGLIPHVEVQAKQHSKTQMNTLKADLEQSPYVEHVSLYRHGEAILQTNKDLHGVLLQGLYDNDGSLYKITDKVVQGNWQSVLNNNYHIAISRYLSRKLGVSLGDKLRVIMPNASTYTPLGRVPSQRLFKIAAIYETGSEIDMGLAFTSGVSLQRVLKQSSSTPPNLSVSLHEPFALDEFIQDSQLILKNFKYTDWRSSQGTLFAAVAMEKRIMSMLLGLIVLVAVFNIVSALTMMVSEKQSEVAILQTLGLTPSQVQTVFMVQGLYNGVIGTAVGASLGILFSLYINELLALVGLNLLSGISLPVKFDALSLSVIALLSLAMSFLATLYPARQAAKVNPAEVLRYE, from the coding sequence ATGTTTCAACCTGTTAGCCTGTTTATCGGACTTAGATATAGTCGCTCTTCCAAAGGCAATGCGTTTATTTCGTTTATTTCTTTTTTTTCTATTGCAGGTATAGCGATTGGTTTAATGGCGCTCTTTACAGTAAGTAGTGTCATGAACGGTTTTGAAAGCAGCCTGAAAATGAATATGCTCGGACTCATTCCACACGTTGAAGTGCAGGCAAAACAACACTCTAAAACGCAAATGAATACTCTTAAAGCTGATCTTGAGCAATCACCGTATGTTGAACATGTTAGTTTATACCGCCATGGTGAAGCTATACTACAAACAAATAAAGACCTGCATGGTGTGCTGCTGCAAGGGCTCTATGATAATGATGGCTCGCTTTATAAAATCACTGACAAAGTAGTGCAGGGGAATTGGCAAAGTGTATTAAATAATAATTATCACATTGCTATTAGCCGTTATCTAAGCCGTAAACTCGGCGTTAGCTTGGGCGATAAACTGCGCGTTATTATGCCCAATGCGTCAACTTATACACCCCTTGGTCGTGTCCCTAGCCAGCGTTTATTCAAAATTGCTGCAATTTACGAAACTGGTTCAGAAATTGACATGGGACTGGCATTTACCAGTGGTGTGTCATTGCAACGAGTATTAAAGCAAAGTAGCTCTACACCCCCTAATTTAAGTGTGTCACTGCATGAGCCATTTGCACTTGATGAATTTATTCAAGACAGCCAACTTATTCTGAAGAATTTTAAATACACCGATTGGCGCAGTAGCCAAGGCACTTTATTTGCCGCTGTGGCGATGGAGAAACGCATTATGTCTATGTTATTGGGCTTAATCGTGCTGGTGGCGGTGTTCAATATTGTGTCGGCGCTCACCATGATGGTGAGTGAAAAACAAAGCGAAGTTGCGATACTGCAGACACTAGGGCTAACGCCAAGCCAAGTACAAACTGTATTTATGGTTCAAGGTTTATATAACGGTGTGATTGGTACGGCAGTAGGTGCCTCTTTAGGTATTTTATTTAGCTTATATATTAATGAACTGCTGGCGTTGGTTGGCTTAAATTTATTATCGGGGATTTCACTGCCGGTCAAATTTGATGCGCTTAGCTTAAGTGTGATTGCGCTTTTAAGCTTAGCCATGAGCTTTTTAGCGACTTTATATCCCGCGCGCCAGGCCGCTAAAGTAAACCCAGCCGAGGTATTACGTTATGAATGA
- a CDS encoding helix-turn-helix domain-containing protein translates to MSQPSGQLSAFVQGVWSASVQQPVPIVKPLYSDAGSGIIFNLVGDVMIGNETLPEGVIMLAINKQTENIVLQSGAQLSGIRFHPAICYGVLGQHYDKPTLLLPEEDQLYNLYGVYNDLRIQKDIERRIETLHRWADKNLDFSKVIPAPLKKALMYIEQDETPGQLSASIDLSQRQIERIFKLWLEMTPKHYQRILRVKKTISFLRTYKKANLADVAHQFGFSDQAHMTREFRTFACITPGQIE, encoded by the coding sequence TTGTCTCAACCATCGGGGCAGCTGTCTGCGTTTGTGCAGGGAGTATGGTCAGCATCTGTACAGCAACCGGTTCCGATAGTAAAGCCGCTGTATTCTGATGCTGGCAGCGGCATTATTTTTAACCTTGTTGGTGACGTGATGATTGGCAATGAAACCCTGCCGGAAGGTGTCATTATGCTTGCTATAAATAAACAGACTGAGAATATTGTTCTGCAATCTGGAGCACAACTCTCAGGCATTCGTTTCCATCCAGCCATTTGCTATGGTGTTTTGGGACAGCATTACGACAAGCCAACACTTTTATTGCCAGAGGAAGACCAGCTTTATAACCTTTATGGGGTTTATAATGATCTCCGAATTCAAAAAGACATTGAAAGGCGAATTGAAACTCTGCACCGCTGGGCAGATAAAAACCTAGATTTTTCCAAAGTAATTCCAGCCCCTCTGAAGAAAGCACTAATGTATATCGAGCAGGATGAAACGCCGGGGCAATTAAGTGCAAGTATTGATTTGAGCCAACGGCAAATTGAGCGTATTTTTAAACTTTGGCTAGAAATGACTCCCAAACATTATCAGCGGATTTTAAGGGTTAAAAAAACAATCAGCTTTTTACGAACATACAAAAAAGCAAACTTAGCTGATGTTGCTCACCAATTTGGATTTAGTGATCAGGCGCATATGACACGGGAATTTCGTACTTTTGCATGTATTACGCCAGGGCAAATAGAGTGA
- a CDS encoding M23/M56 family metallopeptidase, translating to MDSFIIQFIVNSIFPWLIFSGLVYVCSSYITKHDNTSPGIWWSALIASFLPFIPLSLGTINIPIPDFDYISSSLQSAQIVKQASITHVSLQKIDLISTALIVGYFGFTCLKLVKLLLVWQKLKSLTRSSESINELSTSKVKIVISSQNHSPFVIGITTAYVVLPHYFSFLNKDQQGILIQHELTHITNKDHITILLWRILSIVLWINPFVKKMEWQFIRAMEHRCDRHTICRFNLNKHDYAKALLQSLKKSIQFSNNNPVAQFSSAVLCADDYKARLSNIASPSSKSKLALTFKFFLMILVIFSLHTFLKDPAMTGKLTWQHPLNSHTISSTFRSISKVRGYKPHQGIDYVAQRGSPVLSAADGVIVISGNKTLHSNYGNTVLIQHKSGYQTLYAHLESSDAKVGSWVKAGQVIGIIGDTGKTTGVHLHFEVIKDNQRVDPSLVLVTKS from the coding sequence GTGGACTCTTTCATTATTCAATTCATAGTAAATAGTATTTTTCCTTGGCTTATATTTTCTGGGCTTGTTTATGTTTGCTCATCTTATATAACCAAGCACGACAATACCTCGCCAGGTATTTGGTGGTCTGCGCTTATAGCCAGCTTTTTACCTTTTATTCCTTTATCTCTTGGCACTATTAATATACCTATCCCTGATTTCGATTATATAAGCTCTAGTTTGCAAAGCGCACAAATAGTAAAGCAAGCCAGTATAACCCATGTAAGTTTGCAGAAAATTGATTTAATCTCAACAGCGCTAATTGTTGGTTACTTTGGTTTTACCTGCTTAAAACTCGTTAAATTATTGCTTGTGTGGCAGAAACTCAAAAGCTTAACGAGATCTTCTGAGTCAATAAATGAGCTGTCGACTAGTAAGGTGAAGATTGTCATTTCCTCGCAAAACCACAGTCCTTTTGTCATTGGTATAACAACAGCCTATGTTGTGCTACCTCATTATTTTTCATTCCTAAATAAAGATCAGCAAGGCATTTTGATTCAACACGAGCTAACCCATATTACAAACAAAGATCATATTACGATTCTTTTATGGAGGATCTTAAGCATCGTTTTATGGATAAACCCATTTGTTAAAAAGATGGAATGGCAGTTTATTCGCGCTATGGAGCATAGGTGTGATAGACATACAATATGTCGCTTTAATCTCAACAAACATGATTATGCTAAGGCACTGCTGCAATCATTAAAAAAGAGCATTCAATTTAGTAACAACAATCCAGTCGCTCAATTTAGTTCTGCTGTGCTTTGTGCTGATGATTACAAAGCGAGGCTTTCAAATATTGCTTCGCCATCGAGTAAAAGCAAACTTGCTTTAACTTTTAAGTTCTTCTTAATGATACTGGTTATTTTTAGTCTGCATACATTTTTAAAAGACCCCGCAATGACAGGGAAGCTCACTTGGCAACATCCACTAAATAGCCATACGATCAGCTCAACATTTCGTAGCATAAGCAAAGTCAGAGGATATAAACCGCATCAAGGTATAGACTATGTTGCCCAAAGAGGAAGCCCTGTGCTGTCTGCTGCAGATGGAGTAATAGTTATTTCAGGTAACAAAACCTTGCATTCGAACTATGGAAATACTGTATTAATTCAACATAAAAGTGGCTATCAAACGTTATATGCGCACCTAGAATCAAGTGACGCTAAAGTCGGCTCTTGGGTTAAAGCAGGGCAGGTTATTGGTATCATTGGTGATACAGGTAAAACGACAGGGGTTCACCTGCACTTTGAAGTAATTAAAGACAACCAAAGAGTTGATCCTAGTTTAGTCCTCGTTACTAAATCATAA
- the lolD gene encoding lipoprotein-releasing ABC transporter ATP-binding protein LolD: MNDLVISCEQISKVYQDGQNQVEVLKGVDLALTQGEMLAIVGSSGSGKSTLLHILGTLDTASSGSAKIKNQDVAKLSRSQQAAFRNQNLGFIYQFHHLLMEFSAVENVAMPLLIKGLSAKEANVKALDMLDKVGLAHRSSHKPSALSGGERQRVAIARALVTEPALVLADEPTGNLDKQNAIKIYDLINQLNKSLNTSFVVVTHDLELADKLGKIAYLDDGKLSIKESNHVA; the protein is encoded by the coding sequence ATGAATGATTTAGTAATTAGTTGTGAACAAATAAGTAAAGTGTACCAAGACGGGCAAAACCAAGTTGAGGTATTAAAAGGGGTTGATTTAGCCCTAACCCAAGGTGAAATGCTAGCTATTGTAGGTAGCTCAGGTTCAGGTAAAAGTACCTTATTACATATTTTGGGTACCTTAGATACCGCCAGTTCTGGCAGTGCAAAAATCAAAAACCAAGATGTGGCTAAACTTTCTCGCAGCCAACAAGCCGCGTTTAGAAATCAAAACTTAGGGTTTATTTACCAATTTCATCATTTATTAATGGAATTTAGTGCGGTTGAAAATGTTGCTATGCCACTGTTAATAAAAGGCTTGAGTGCCAAAGAAGCAAATGTAAAAGCGCTCGACATGCTCGATAAAGTCGGCCTTGCGCACAGAAGTAGCCATAAACCGTCGGCACTTTCTGGTGGCGAACGCCAACGTGTTGCCATAGCGCGTGCTTTAGTGACTGAGCCTGCACTGGTTCTTGCAGATGAGCCAACGGGTAATTTAGATAAGCAAAACGCGATTAAAATTTACGATTTAATTAATCAGCTAAATAAAAGTTTAAACACCAGTTTTGTGGTGGTGACTCATGATTTAGAGCTTGCCGACAAGCTGGGTAAAATAGCGTATTTAGATGATGGTAAATTATCAATAAAAGAGTCAAACCATGTTGCTTAG